The window ACCGGTTCCACCGCCGTCGGCAAGCGAATCATGGAGAAGGGCGCCGCGACGATGAAGCGGCTGTTCCTCGAGCTGGGCGGCAAGTCGGCCACGATCGTGTTGGAGGACGCCGACTTCGAGTTCGCCTGCATGCTCGGCATCGGACCGCTGATGCACGCCGGACAGGGCTGCGCCGCACCGACACGGATGCTGCTGCCGCGGTCCCGGTACGACGAAGGCGTGGGGATCCTCAAGAACCTCTACGAGAACATCGCTGCCGGCGACCCGCAGGATCCCGGCACTCTGTGCGGTCCGGTCATCTCCGCCAGGCAGCAGGCGCGCATCCTCGGCTACATCGGCAGGGGCGTGGAGGAGGGCGCGACCCTGCTGGTCGGCAGTGCGGAGGCGCCCGCGCGCTTCGACAGGGGATTCTGGGTCGACCCCACCCTGTTCACCGACGTCGACAACTCCATGACCATCGCTCAGGAGGAGATCTTCGGGCCTGTGCTCGCGGTGATCCCGTACGACGACGAGGACGACGCCGTCCGCATCGCCAACGACAGCGCGTACGGCCTTGCGGGCAATGTGATGTCGGGTTCGTTGGAACGTTCACTGCGCGTGGCCCGTCGGCTCCGCGCCGGCTTCATCGGTCTCAACGGAACGGTGGGTTACGGCGCCGACACCCCGTTCGGAGGCTACAAGGACAGCGGCGTCGGCCGGCAGAACGGGCTCGCGGGGTTCGGTCAGTACACCGAGATCAAGTCCGTCGCCTACCCGGCCCAGTAGCCGCTTCAGGCGGAATCTCAGGAGGAAATCGTGTCCCAGCTGTTCGAAGACCTGGAGGACTTCGGGTCGTTTGACGACGCCGTGTCGGGAGATGTGCGTGATCCGTACCCGGAACTGGCCAGGCTCCGGAGGGAGGAGCCGATCCAGCGCATCGACATGTCGGCGATGCCGGGCGAGGAGGGCAAACCCGTCTTCATCGTCTACCGCTACGAGGACGCCCAGCAGATGCTGCGCGACAACGTGACCTTCTCGTCGTCCGGCGTCATCGCCGCGTTCGGTCCCGTCCTCGGTGAGCGGGTGATGCTCGGCATGGACGAACCGGTGCACGGCCGGCTGCGTTCGCTGGTGTCGAAGGCGTTCTCGCAGAAGGGGTTGGCGCGCTGGCAGGATGAGCTGGTCGGGCGCGTCGGCAACGAGCTGATCGACAGATTCCAGGCCGACGGCAAGGCAGACCTGGTGAAGCAGTTCACGTTCGACTACCCGAGCCGGATCATCGCCGGTCTGCTCGGCTTGCCCGAGCAGGACTACCCGCAGTTCCAGCGCTGGTCCATCTCACTGCTCAGCTGGATCCTGAACCCGGAACGCGGACTGGCCGCCGCGGCGGCGCTGTGTGAGTACTTCGCCCCCATCCTGGAGGCACGCCGCACCGATCCGCAGGACGATCTGATCAGCCTGCTGGCCGAGGCCGAGATCGACGGCGAGAAGCTCACCGACGAGGAGATCTTCTCGTTCCTGCGGCTCCTGCTGCCCGCCGGGGTGGAGACCACCTACCGGTCGCTGGGGAACCTTCTGTTCGCATTGCTCTCGGACACAGCGCAATTGGACGCGGTGCGGGCCGACCGCTCGCTGCTCCCGCAGGCCATCGAGGAGGGCGTGCGCTGGAATCCGCCGTTGCTGACGATCACCCGCACCACCACCTGTGACACCGAGCTCGGTGGCGTCCCGATCCCGGCGGGCTGCTCGGTGCTGCCGATGCTGGGTTCGACGAACCGGCAGGAGGACCGCTGGGAGGATCCGGACGAGTTCAACCTGTTCCGCGCGCAGAAGGCGAATCTGGGGTGGGGCTACGGCGTGCACGTCTGCCTGGGCATGCACCTCGCGCGGCTCGAGATGCGCACCGCGGTCAACCTCCTGCTCGACCGCCTGCCCGGTCTGCGTCTGGATCCCGACGGGGACGACCCGCACATCCGCGGCCAGGTCTTCCGGTCACCCACGTCGCTGCCGGTGCTGTTCGATGCGGTGGGGAGCGACGCGTGACCGATCACCCCGACGCCGACGGCATCGACTTCGAGACCGTCGACTACTTCACCGACGCCGCGCTGGTTCCGGATCCCTACCCTTACTTCGACCATCTCCGGTCGAAATGTCCGGTCACCCAGGCGACCCCGTTCAACGTCCTCGCGGTCACCGGGTACACCGAGGCGCTGTCGGTCTACAAGAACCCTGCGTTCTCCTCGTGCAACTCCGTGGCGGGACCGTTCTCCGGCATGCCGTTCGGCCCGGGCGAGAGCGACGACGTCACCGATCTGATCGAGCAGCACCGGGCGGCGGTGCCGATGGCCGAGCACATCACCTCTCAGGATCCGCCCCTGCACACCCGCACCCGGGGGTTGTTGAGCCGGTTGATCACACCGAAGCGCCTCAAGGAGAACGAGGACTTCATGTGGCGGCTGGCCGACCGGCAGCTCGACACGTTCATCGGCCGCGGGAGCGCCGAATTCCTCACCGATTACGCGAAACCGTTCTCGCTGCTGGTGATCGCCGACCTGCTCGGTGTCCCTGCCGAGGACCACGAGCAGTTCAAAGCGGTGTTCGCCGGGGAGACGGTGGGCGAGCTCGGCAAAGAGGCGCCGACCACGCACAATCCGTTGCAGTG is drawn from Mycolicibacterium gilvum and contains these coding sequences:
- a CDS encoding aldehyde dehydrogenase family protein — encoded protein: MLIDGKLVDGEAGSFVNINPATEENLGEVSDASKADMLRAIDAARRSFDETGWSTDHQLRRRCLEQLHDAIDSEKEELREELIREVGAPRAVTHGPQLDAPLADGLRYPARLIDTFPWETDLGDQVVSVTGVNTTRKVWHEPVGVVGAITPWNFPFEVVLNKLGQALATGNTVVLKPAPDTPFNATRLGRLIAEQTDIPAGVVNVVTASDHFVGEELTLSPKVDMISFTGSTAVGKRIMEKGAATMKRLFLELGGKSATIVLEDADFEFACMLGIGPLMHAGQGCAAPTRMLLPRSRYDEGVGILKNLYENIAAGDPQDPGTLCGPVISARQQARILGYIGRGVEEGATLLVGSAEAPARFDRGFWVDPTLFTDVDNSMTIAQEEIFGPVLAVIPYDDEDDAVRIANDSAYGLAGNVMSGSLERSLRVARRLRAGFIGLNGTVGYGADTPFGGYKDSGVGRQNGLAGFGQYTEIKSVAYPAQ
- a CDS encoding cytochrome P450; the encoded protein is MSQLFEDLEDFGSFDDAVSGDVRDPYPELARLRREEPIQRIDMSAMPGEEGKPVFIVYRYEDAQQMLRDNVTFSSSGVIAAFGPVLGERVMLGMDEPVHGRLRSLVSKAFSQKGLARWQDELVGRVGNELIDRFQADGKADLVKQFTFDYPSRIIAGLLGLPEQDYPQFQRWSISLLSWILNPERGLAAAAALCEYFAPILEARRTDPQDDLISLLAEAEIDGEKLTDEEIFSFLRLLLPAGVETTYRSLGNLLFALLSDTAQLDAVRADRSLLPQAIEEGVRWNPPLLTITRTTTCDTELGGVPIPAGCSVLPMLGSTNRQEDRWEDPDEFNLFRAQKANLGWGYGVHVCLGMHLARLEMRTAVNLLLDRLPGLRLDPDGDDPHIRGQVFRSPTSLPVLFDAVGSDA